A genome region from Euphorbia lathyris chromosome 4, ddEupLath1.1, whole genome shotgun sequence includes the following:
- the LOC136225798 gene encoding uncharacterized protein produces MRVAAEAMEQGKTMIKKPEENPCLDVRSSLYVPGTGTNSEYSSNDCIMLPANKFPSLLANKLFSLKLQELPSFGGYLSNPVILKVPSGKKCRVDTVKCEGEIWLQNGWREFAE; encoded by the exons ATGAGGGTGGCTGCTGAGGCGATGGAGCAAG GAAAAACAATGATTAAAAAACCTGAAGAAAATCCATGTCTGGATGTGAGATCTTCACTCTATGTTCCCGGCACTGGCACCAACTCAGAATATTCTAGCAATGATTGCATAATGTTGCCGGCGAATAAATTCCCTTCTCTCTTGGCAAATAAACTCTTTTCTCTCAAACTTCAA GAACTTCCAAGTTTTGGAGGCTATCTTTCGAATCCTGTAATTTTGAAGGTCCCTTCCGGCAAAAAATGTAGAGTGGATACTGTGAAATGTGAGGGTGAAATTTGGCTGCAAAACGGATGGAGAGAATTTGCAGAGTAG